One genomic region from Amycolatopsis sp. FBCC-B4732 encodes:
- a CDS encoding ABC transporter ATP-binding protein has product MDESEDREPALVQAKALVKRFGGFEAVRGIDVEVRRGEAFGFLGPNGAGKSSTMRMIACVSPRTDGDLRVLGADPEVAGPRIRARLGVVPQQDNLDVELTVRENLLIYGRYFGLSRAAARRKADELLEFAQLTDRADDKVDPLSGGMKRRLTIARSLVNDPELLLLDEPTTGLDPQARHLLWDRLFRLKAQGTTLIVTTHYMDEAEQLCDRLVVMDHGRIAAEGSPADLIKRYSTREVVELRFASGEQASAAQQVDGLAERVEILPDRVLLYSDDGEAALEHAHARGVRPLSSLVRRSSLEDVFLRLTGRTLVD; this is encoded by the coding sequence GTGGACGAATCGGAGGACCGGGAACCGGCACTGGTGCAGGCCAAAGCGCTCGTGAAGCGCTTCGGCGGGTTCGAGGCCGTGCGCGGGATCGACGTCGAGGTGCGGCGCGGGGAGGCGTTCGGCTTCCTCGGGCCCAACGGCGCCGGGAAGTCGTCGACCATGCGGATGATCGCGTGCGTGTCCCCGCGCACCGACGGCGATCTGCGGGTGCTGGGCGCCGACCCGGAGGTGGCCGGTCCGCGGATCCGCGCGCGCCTGGGCGTGGTGCCGCAGCAGGACAACCTGGACGTGGAGCTGACGGTCCGGGAGAACCTGCTGATCTACGGCCGCTACTTCGGCCTGTCCCGGGCGGCGGCCCGGCGCAAGGCCGACGAACTGCTGGAGTTCGCGCAACTGACGGACCGCGCCGACGACAAGGTCGACCCCCTCTCCGGCGGCATGAAGCGGCGGCTCACGATCGCGCGCTCGCTGGTCAACGACCCGGAGCTGCTGCTGCTCGACGAGCCGACGACGGGCCTCGACCCGCAGGCCAGGCACCTGCTGTGGGACAGGCTGTTCCGCCTCAAGGCGCAAGGCACGACGCTGATCGTGACGACCCACTACATGGACGAAGCCGAGCAGCTCTGTGACAGGCTGGTGGTGATGGACCACGGCCGGATCGCGGCGGAGGGCTCACCGGCGGACCTGATCAAGCGCTACTCGACGCGCGAGGTCGTCGAGCTGCGGTTCGCGTCGGGGGAGCAGGCGTCGGCGGCCCAGCAGGTCGACGGGCTGGCGGAGCGCGTGGAGATCCTGCCGGACCGGGTGCTGCTGTACAGCGACGACGGCGAGGCGGCGCTGGAACACGCGCACGCCCGCGGGGTGCGCCCGCTGTCGAGCCTGGTGCGCCGGAGTTCGCTGGAGGACGTGTTCCTGAGGCTGACCGGCCGGACGCTGGTGGACTGA
- a CDS encoding ABC transporter permease: protein MTTIESTGRVVGKWHGAWLQVEGRWTWYRRHWVSTLYSTGLQPVLFLAAMGLGFGSQVRPGTVTGGLSYLQYTAPALLAAGAAQQAVGESSYPVLSGFKWQKEYLAVTATPVSPGQVFGGHLIWSALRLTLAGAIYAFVALFFGAWTGPGVLLVVLAGTVTGLACTTPMAALAARTFDEGQRFGLIFRFVVMPMTLFSGTFFPITQLPAAIRWLAWLSPLWHGTQLARGLSIGGVGGWAMLGHFAVLAALFAAGWALAHRAFYRRLVV, encoded by the coding sequence GTGACCACCATCGAATCCACCGGCCGCGTCGTCGGCAAGTGGCACGGCGCCTGGCTGCAGGTCGAAGGGCGCTGGACCTGGTACCGCCGCCACTGGGTGTCCACTTTGTACTCCACCGGACTGCAACCGGTGCTGTTCCTCGCCGCCATGGGCCTCGGCTTCGGCTCGCAGGTGCGGCCGGGCACGGTCACCGGCGGCCTGTCCTACCTCCAGTACACCGCGCCGGCCCTGCTCGCCGCGGGTGCCGCTCAGCAGGCCGTCGGCGAATCGAGCTACCCCGTGCTGTCGGGGTTCAAGTGGCAGAAGGAATACCTGGCCGTCACGGCCACCCCGGTGTCCCCGGGCCAGGTGTTCGGCGGCCACCTGATCTGGTCGGCCCTGCGGCTGACGCTGGCGGGCGCGATCTACGCGTTCGTCGCGCTGTTCTTCGGCGCCTGGACCGGCCCGGGGGTGCTGCTGGTGGTCCTGGCGGGCACCGTCACCGGGCTCGCCTGCACCACGCCGATGGCCGCGCTGGCGGCCCGGACGTTCGACGAGGGCCAGCGGTTCGGCCTGATCTTCCGCTTCGTCGTGATGCCGATGACCCTGTTCAGCGGCACGTTCTTCCCGATCACCCAGCTGCCGGCCGCGATCCGCTGGCTGGCTTGGCTTTCCCCGCTGTGGCACGGCACGCAGCTGGCCCGCGGCCTGAGCATCGGCGGGGTCGGCGGCTGGGCGATGCTCGGCCACTTCGCCGTGCTGGCGGCCTTGTTCGCGGCCGGGTGGGCGCTCGCGCACCGGGCCTTCTACCGGAGGCTGGTGGTCTGA
- a CDS encoding ABC transporter permease produces MVSVQAPPRRAGLLLRVLPPGLYAGRARMLVERSVMVYRGSWLIFLSGAAEPFLYLLAFQLGFGRLVTEVPGPDGHPMSYVAFVAPALLATSAMNGAVFESTYNLFFKLRYAKLYDALLATPIGPLDVALGEIGWAITRGGLYAVAFLAIAAAMGLLASWWALLMIPAALLVGLAFSAIGMALVTFLRSTAQFDYIQLGLTPMFLFATTFFPLSVYPEPLQWVVRCLPLYHAIELMRGLATGLLSGSMLINLAYLLVLGGVGLWASTRRIAKLLLT; encoded by the coding sequence ATGGTGAGCGTCCAGGCCCCACCGCGCCGCGCCGGGCTGCTGCTGCGGGTGCTGCCACCCGGGCTGTACGCCGGCCGCGCGCGCATGCTCGTCGAGCGCTCGGTCATGGTGTACCGCGGCAGCTGGTTGATCTTCTTGTCCGGCGCGGCCGAGCCGTTCCTGTACCTGCTGGCGTTCCAGCTCGGCTTCGGCAGGCTGGTCACCGAGGTGCCCGGCCCGGACGGGCACCCGATGAGCTACGTCGCGTTCGTCGCCCCGGCGCTGCTGGCGACGTCGGCGATGAACGGCGCCGTCTTCGAATCGACGTACAACCTGTTCTTCAAGCTGCGCTACGCGAAGCTGTACGACGCGTTGCTGGCCACCCCGATCGGCCCCCTGGACGTGGCACTGGGCGAAATCGGCTGGGCGATCACCCGCGGCGGCCTCTACGCGGTGGCCTTCCTGGCGATCGCGGCGGCGATGGGCCTGCTCGCGTCGTGGTGGGCCCTGCTGATGATCCCGGCGGCCCTGCTGGTCGGCCTGGCGTTCTCGGCGATCGGCATGGCACTGGTGACGTTCCTGCGCTCGACGGCCCAGTTCGACTACATCCAGCTCGGCCTGACCCCGATGTTCCTGTTCGCGACGACGTTCTTCCCGCTCTCGGTGTACCCGGAGCCGCTGCAGTGGGTGGTCCGCTGCCTCCCGCTCTACCACGCGATCGAGCTGATGCGCGGCCTGGCGACGGGCCTGCTGTCGGGCTCGATGCTGATCAACCTGGCGTACCTGCTGGTCCTGGGGGGAGTAGGCCTCTGGGCGTCGACGCGCCGCATCGCGAAGCTGCTCCTGACCTGA
- a CDS encoding S8 family serine peptidase, whose product MSLLARPLRAAVCTVLVLSGCVTAGPAVADEPGCAHGRSLRYVVAFDRGTAESSARGQITGACGATTVYYPQIAVAIATSGDPGFGERIGLDRAFSAQAERLAAQRATDPVKPQPARAALPRTDPAKVPTADLSDRQWDMRMINAGRARGFSDGSRDVVVGVLDSGVDPDHPDLADALDPADSAGCLTGAPDRSPAAWAPTTSVHGTHVAGIIAAADDGRGVTGVAPGVRVASVKVIDDRGYADPEAAVCGLMWAASRHMRLTNSSFFVNPWTLSCIRGNDRGVVHEALARAVEYSTSAGTLNVAAATNEAVDLTPSARSGSPGAGSGCEALPAGLRDVVAVSAVGSDRVKAGYSSYGLGVIDVTAPGGETGECVLSTVPGGYAPLCGTSMAAPHVTGVLALLASRDPGARPRQLRRTLDAQATPMACPADYDLTGDGTQDAYCAGYEGFNGFYGHGMVDALAAAAPRGRPDPAR is encoded by the coding sequence GTGTCCCTGCTGGCGCGGCCGCTGCGGGCGGCCGTGTGCACCGTCCTGGTGCTTTCGGGATGCGTCACCGCCGGTCCGGCGGTGGCCGACGAGCCCGGCTGCGCCCACGGACGGTCCCTGCGCTACGTCGTCGCCTTCGACCGCGGCACCGCGGAGTCCTCGGCCCGCGGGCAGATCACCGGCGCGTGCGGCGCCACCACCGTCTACTACCCGCAGATCGCGGTGGCGATCGCCACCTCCGGCGACCCGGGCTTCGGCGAGCGGATCGGGCTCGACCGGGCGTTCAGCGCCCAGGCCGAGCGGCTGGCCGCGCAGCGCGCCACGGACCCGGTGAAACCCCAGCCGGCGCGGGCGGCGCTCCCCCGGACCGACCCCGCGAAGGTGCCCACGGCGGACCTGAGCGACCGGCAGTGGGACATGCGGATGATCAACGCGGGCCGGGCGCGCGGCTTCTCCGACGGCAGCCGCGACGTCGTCGTCGGCGTGCTCGACTCGGGCGTCGACCCGGACCACCCGGACCTCGCCGACGCGCTCGACCCGGCCGACTCGGCCGGCTGCCTGACCGGCGCCCCCGACCGCTCGCCCGCGGCGTGGGCGCCGACGACGTCGGTGCACGGGACGCACGTGGCGGGCATCATCGCCGCGGCCGATGACGGCAGAGGTGTGACGGGTGTGGCGCCCGGGGTGCGAGTGGCATCGGTGAAGGTGATCGACGACCGCGGGTACGCCGATCCCGAAGCCGCCGTGTGCGGGCTGATGTGGGCAGCCTCACGCCACATGCGCCTGACCAACAGCAGCTTCTTCGTGAACCCGTGGACGCTCTCGTGCATCCGCGGCAACGACCGCGGCGTGGTGCACGAGGCCCTGGCGCGCGCGGTGGAGTACAGCACTTCGGCGGGCACGTTGAACGTCGCTGCGGCGACGAACGAAGCCGTCGACCTCACGCCGTCGGCCCGGTCCGGCTCGCCCGGCGCGGGCAGCGGCTGCGAGGCCCTGCCGGCCGGGCTCCGGGACGTCGTCGCGGTGTCGGCCGTGGGTTCGGACCGGGTGAAGGCGGGCTACAGCTCGTACGGGCTCGGCGTGATCGATGTCACGGCGCCGGGTGGCGAGACGGGCGAGTGCGTCCTTTCGACCGTGCCGGGCGGGTATGCGCCGCTGTGCGGGACGTCGATGGCCGCGCCGCACGTCACCGGGGTGCTGGCGCTGCTGGCGTCGCGCGACCCCGGTGCCCGGCCGCGGCAGCTGCGGCGGACGCTCGACGCGCAGGCGACGCCGATGGCGTGCCCGGCCGACTACGACCTGACCGGAGATGGCACGCAAGACGCGTACTGCGCCGGGTACGAGGGGTTCAACGGGTTCTACGGGCACGGGATGGTGGACGCGCTGGCGGCCGCCGCACCGCGGGGACGGCCGGACCCGGCTCGCTGA
- a CDS encoding Rne/Rng family ribonuclease, whose product MSNAETPAEHTGGNPATPTTGPLADLPPRIRVHALAKLLESHSRDILVKLTELGESVRSAQSSVTREVALKVAGAFTSAEGEQAAAAPVEAAAAEEQPARDNADQAPPADQGSARDGADRGQGDADQAQPATQGTAARGRRVSRGRGEAAQAATSQAQPADQATGSTREAAPAVPPAPEVPAAEAEKPRPRQKTRAHLPVFAAPSPVFLPPEPAERAVKPARKPADPFAEPEPRPEPRREARHEAEAVEEEAEDTTPATDANADDDEDAGSRRRRRRGRRGRGRGKGADGSDEGAENDDDQADEQPRRRNRNADEKPEADAEEAEEAAGPAAESDSDDDGEGGSKRRRRRRRRKGSDGDDAETTDDPPNTVTHVRQAKAEQAERERPARDEVRSVRGSTRLEAKRQRRRDGREAGRRRAPILSEAEFLARREAVERTMVVAEKGDSTQIGVLEDGVLVEHFVTQSGSGSIVGNVYLGRVQNVLPSMEAAFIDIGRGRNAVLYAGEVDWDAAGLEGKARKIEQALSTGDSVLVQVTKDPVGHKGARLTTQISLPGRFLVYVPAGGATGISRKLPENERRRLKDILKRIVPEDAGVIIRTASEGIGEEELGRDVDRLKAQWDVIKEKAAAGSGKKGGAPTMLYEEPDLLVKVVRDLFTEDFAKLEIQGNRSWETINDYVRHVAPELTERVKRYTGTGDVFADHRIDEQITKALDRKVWLPSGGYLVIDRTEAMTVIDVNTGKFTGSGGNLEETVTRNNLESAEEIVRQLRLRDIGGIIVIDFIDMVLESNRELVLRRLTECLGRDRTRHQVAEVTSLGLVQMTRKKIGTGLLEAFSTPCEHCKGRGVLVSTEVQRTGGGAGHSHGGNGNGGNGGNGGGGGGEKSSRRSRGRGKGEEAAKEQAEAAKAEVHAVPSPEQRESIASAVAAMANASKVVKEHDHGAENGHVPEPAKEVADVPATTEADEAPVAAERPVEPAQEVAGTPVTTEADEVPVPQDEEPVVERSSAPEPAEEPVNESSEAAEPVAEPEVSVPEPAVRSTRRRPRRAASRPAGPPVHASDQSS is encoded by the coding sequence ATGTCGAACGCGGAAACACCCGCCGAGCACACCGGCGGGAATCCCGCCACACCCACGACCGGGCCACTGGCCGACCTGCCGCCCCGCATCCGGGTGCACGCGCTGGCCAAGCTGCTCGAGTCGCACAGCCGGGACATCCTCGTCAAGCTCACCGAGCTGGGCGAAAGCGTGCGCAGCGCGCAGTCGAGCGTGACGAGGGAAGTCGCGCTCAAGGTGGCCGGAGCCTTCACCTCGGCCGAAGGTGAGCAGGCAGCCGCCGCGCCCGTGGAAGCCGCGGCCGCCGAAGAGCAACCCGCCCGGGACAACGCCGACCAGGCCCCGCCCGCCGACCAGGGCTCCGCCCGCGACGGCGCCGACCGGGGCCAGGGCGACGCCGACCAGGCCCAGCCCGCCACCCAGGGCACCGCCGCCCGAGGCCGCCGCGTGAGCCGTGGCCGCGGCGAGGCCGCCCAGGCCGCGACCAGCCAGGCTCAGCCCGCCGACCAGGCCACCGGCAGCACCCGCGAGGCCGCCCCCGCGGTCCCGCCGGCCCCCGAGGTCCCGGCGGCCGAGGCCGAGAAGCCGCGCCCGCGCCAGAAGACCCGCGCCCACCTGCCGGTCTTCGCCGCGCCGTCGCCGGTGTTCCTGCCGCCGGAGCCGGCCGAGCGCGCGGTCAAGCCCGCGCGCAAGCCGGCCGACCCGTTCGCGGAGCCCGAGCCCCGCCCGGAGCCGCGTCGCGAGGCTCGCCACGAGGCCGAGGCCGTCGAGGAAGAGGCCGAAGACACCACCCCCGCCACCGACGCGAACGCCGATGACGACGAGGACGCCGGCAGCCGCCGTCGCCGTCGCCGCGGCCGTCGTGGCCGGGGCCGCGGCAAGGGCGCCGACGGCAGCGACGAGGGCGCCGAAAACGACGACGACCAGGCCGACGAGCAGCCGCGCCGCCGGAACCGCAACGCGGACGAAAAGCCCGAAGCGGACGCCGAAGAGGCCGAGGAAGCCGCCGGTCCGGCCGCGGAGTCCGACAGCGACGACGATGGCGAGGGCGGCAGCAAGCGCCGTCGCCGCCGCCGTCGCCGCAAGGGCTCGGACGGCGACGACGCCGAGACCACCGACGACCCGCCCAACACGGTCACCCACGTCCGCCAGGCCAAGGCCGAGCAGGCCGAGCGCGAGCGCCCGGCGCGCGACGAGGTGCGCAGCGTCCGCGGGTCGACCCGCCTGGAGGCCAAGCGCCAGCGCCGCCGCGACGGCCGCGAGGCGGGCCGCCGCCGCGCCCCGATCCTGTCCGAGGCCGAGTTCCTCGCCCGCCGCGAGGCCGTCGAGCGCACGATGGTCGTCGCCGAGAAGGGCGACTCGACGCAGATCGGCGTGCTCGAAGACGGCGTGCTGGTCGAGCACTTCGTGACGCAGTCGGGCTCCGGCTCGATCGTCGGCAACGTCTACCTCGGCCGCGTCCAGAACGTGCTGCCGAGCATGGAAGCCGCGTTCATCGACATCGGCCGCGGCCGCAACGCCGTGCTCTACGCCGGCGAGGTCGACTGGGACGCCGCCGGCCTGGAGGGCAAGGCCCGCAAGATCGAGCAGGCGCTGTCCACCGGCGACTCCGTGCTGGTCCAGGTCACCAAGGACCCGGTCGGGCACAAGGGCGCCCGGCTGACCACGCAGATCTCGCTGCCCGGCCGCTTCCTCGTCTACGTGCCCGCGGGCGGCGCCACCGGCATCTCCCGCAAGCTGCCGGAGAACGAGCGCCGCCGGCTCAAGGACATCCTCAAGCGGATCGTCCCGGAGGACGCGGGCGTCATCATCCGCACCGCCTCCGAGGGCATCGGCGAGGAGGAGCTGGGCCGCGACGTCGACCGCCTGAAGGCGCAGTGGGACGTCATCAAGGAGAAGGCCGCCGCCGGTTCCGGCAAGAAGGGCGGCGCGCCGACCATGCTCTACGAAGAGCCCGACCTGCTGGTCAAGGTCGTGCGTGACCTCTTCACGGAGGACTTCGCCAAGCTGGAGATCCAGGGCAACCGGTCGTGGGAGACCATCAACGACTACGTCCGGCACGTCGCGCCGGAGCTGACCGAGCGGGTCAAGCGCTACACCGGCACCGGTGACGTGTTCGCCGACCACCGGATCGACGAGCAGATCACCAAGGCGCTCGACCGCAAGGTCTGGCTGCCGAGTGGCGGTTACCTGGTCATCGACCGCACCGAGGCGATGACGGTCATCGACGTCAACACCGGCAAGTTCACCGGATCGGGTGGAAACCTCGAGGAGACGGTGACCCGCAACAACCTGGAGTCGGCGGAGGAGATCGTCCGCCAGCTCCGGCTCCGGGACATCGGCGGCATCATCGTCATCGACTTCATCGACATGGTGCTCGAGTCGAACCGCGAGCTGGTGCTGCGCCGCCTCACCGAGTGCCTCGGCCGCGACCGCACGCGCCACCAGGTCGCCGAGGTCACTTCGCTCGGCCTGGTCCAGATGACCCGCAAGAAGATCGGCACCGGCCTGCTGGAGGCGTTCTCCACGCCGTGCGAGCACTGCAAGGGCCGGGGTGTGCTCGTCTCGACCGAGGTGCAGCGCACCGGCGGCGGGGCCGGCCACTCCCACGGTGGCAACGGCAACGGCGGGAACGGTGGCAACGGCGGCGGTGGCGGCGGGGAGAAGAGCTCCCGCCGGTCGCGTGGCCGCGGCAAGGGCGAGGAGGCCGCCAAGGAGCAGGCCGAAGCCGCCAAGGCCGAGGTCCACGCCGTCCCGTCGCCGGAGCAGCGCGAGTCGATCGCGTCCGCGGTGGCGGCGATGGCGAACGCCTCGAAGGTCGTCAAGGAGCACGACCACGGCGCCGAGAACGGGCACGTCCCGGAGCCCGCCAAGGAGGTCGCGGACGTCCCGGCCACCACGGAGGCGGACGAGGCGCCGGTGGCGGCCGAGCGGCCGGTCGAGCCCGCCCAGGAGGTCGCCGGCACCCCGGTGACCACCGAGGCGGACGAGGTCCCGGTGCCGCAGGACGAGGAGCCGGTGGTCGAGCGCTCTTCGGCCCCGGAACCGGCCGAAGAGCCGGTCAACGAGTCTTCGGAGGCCGCCGAGCCGGTCGCCGAACCCGAGGTCAGCGTGCCCGAGCCGGCCGTGCGCTCCACCCGGCGCCGTCCGCGCCGGGCGGCGTCGCGGCCCGCGGGCCCGCCGGTGCACGCCTCGGACCAGAGCAGTTGA
- the rplU gene encoding 50S ribosomal protein L21: MSAYAIVKTGGKQYKVAVGDVVEVEKLEGEPGTEHILPAVLYVDGGDVTTDADALAKVSVTGKVVEQTKGPKIRIHKFKNKTGYHKRQGHRQKLTRVEVTAISL; this comes from the coding sequence GTGTCGGCGTACGCGATCGTCAAGACCGGCGGCAAGCAGTACAAGGTGGCCGTCGGCGACGTCGTCGAGGTCGAGAAGCTCGAGGGCGAGCCGGGCACCGAGCACATCCTCCCCGCCGTTTTGTACGTCGACGGTGGCGATGTCACCACGGACGCCGACGCGCTGGCGAAGGTCTCGGTCACCGGCAAGGTCGTCGAGCAGACCAAGGGTCCGAAGATCCGGATCCACAAGTTCAAGAACAAGACGGGCTACCACAAGCGCCAGGGTCACCGGCAGAAGCTGACCCGCGTCGAGGTCACCGCCATCTCCCTGTAA
- the rpmA gene encoding 50S ribosomal protein L27 — MAHKKGASSSRNGRDSNAQRLGVKRFGGQEVNAGEILIRQRGTKFHPGVNVGRGGDDTLFALAAGAVQFGEKRGRKTVNIVVPAEA, encoded by the coding sequence ATGGCTCACAAGAAGGGTGCGTCCAGCTCCCGCAACGGTCGTGACTCGAACGCGCAGCGCCTCGGCGTCAAGCGCTTCGGCGGCCAGGAAGTCAACGCGGGCGAGATCCTCATCCGTCAGCGCGGCACCAAGTTCCACCCCGGCGTGAACGTCGGCCGTGGCGGCGACGACACGCTGTTCGCCCTGGCCGCCGGTGCGGTCCAGTTCGGCGAGAAGCGTGGCCGCAAGACGGTCAACATCGTGGTGCCGGCCGAGGCCTGA